The Mycoplasmopsis columbinasalis genomic interval CAGCAGGTTTTCTAAGGTTGTCTAGACCAAATTTTGCTTGTTCATATGCTTGAACTTTACCGAGATAACTTTCCACAGATTTAATGTATCAAATTACCGCGCCATAAGTACCAGCATCTTTTAAAATGGTGTTAATAAGATCAGCTTTTGCGTCGTTTTCTAATTCAAATTCGCTAATAGCGTCAGTAATAAATCTTTTTTTTTCATCATTTGACAAACTAGCAAATTGTGCGTTAATGTCTTGGTCTGGTTTGCTATTGTTGCAAGCAATCATTGTGAACGGTAAAGCGCCAGCGAGAACTGTACTTCCGGTTAAAATCAATTTCTTAAACTTCATAAATTTATTTCTCCTATTTTTACTTAATTATTTTAATTTATTTGTTAGTTGACTAAGAGAGCTAAGAAATAAAGTCTATGAAAAAAATATAAAAATATGAAAAACCAGCGCGAGGCTGGTTTTGTGAAATTATTTTCTAAGATTTAATTCACTCAATGCTTTTTGGTAAGCATCGAAATCTTCGCTTTTAAGGTGTTGAAGTAGCACACGACGACGATTAATTTTTGCTAAGAAACCACGTTTTGAGTGGTTGTCTTTAGGGTTCTTTTGGAAGTGAGGTTTTAAATCTTCGATTTCTGCTGTCAAAATTGCTACTTGTACAAGAGTGTTTCCTGTGTCTTTCGCGTTTTTGCCAAATTTTGCAACCAATTTAGCTTTATCAGCTTTAGTAATCATATTTTTTTCTCCTAATATGTTTTAACCTAGCTTAAATTTGCATTTAAACCAAGCATAAAATGTCTTGCAAATAATGCTAATAAATATTAGCATATTTATTTTGTTTTTGTAATACTTATAAAGAAATTTTTAGCTTCAATTAAATCCTGCTTTGTGATAACTTCTGCAGTTGTGTCAAAAAAACGCAATGCCTTAATAAATTGAATTGTGCAATTAACCAATATATCTATATTAAAGTTAAAATCGAGAAATTTGATTCACGCTTGCGTGTTGTATTGATACTTAAGCACAGCATAGTAAACAAACTCACC includes:
- the rpsO gene encoding 30S ribosomal protein S15: MITKADKAKLVAKFGKNAKDTGNTLVQVAILTAEIEDLKPHFQKNPKDNHSKRGFLAKINRRRVLLQHLKSEDFDAYQKALSELNLRK